AAACGCTGGTGGAAGAGGGACAGAAGGTAAACGAGGGCGACGTCATCATGGTGCTAGAAGCGATGAAGATGGAACTAGAAGTGACGGCGCCGGTGTCTGGAACGATCGATGTATTGTGTCATCAAGCTGGAGAACAAGTACATGCAGGTCAGCCACTTATCGTAATTAACACACAGCCATCAAGCGAAGGAGCAGCGTGATGACCCAAACAATTCAAACCTTACCAATAACCATCGAGCAGTTGCTTGAAGGGTATGTATCCAAAAGCATTGGTGTTCGTGATGTGCTGGTAAGTTGCTGGCAGGCGGCGCAACAAGATACCCATAATGCATGGTTGTCGTTACTAAGCGAAGCGCAACTAGAGCGTTACATTGCACAACTAGAAAGTATTGAGCCGGAAAGTCTGCCACTTTATGGTGTGCCGTTTGCGATTAAAGATAATATTGATTTGGTGGACTTACCTACCACCGCAGGGTGCGAAGCGTATCGTTACCAGCCACAAGAGAGCGCATTTGTTGTAGCACAATTGATTGCCGCTGGCGCTGTGCCATTGGGAAAAACCAATCTCGACCAATTTGCAACGGGGCTTGTAGGAACACGCAGCCCGTGGGGCGCAGCAAAAAACAGCTTTAATCCAGATTATGTGTCGGGTGGGTCGAGCTCTGGCAGCGCAGTATCCGTGGCGTTAGGACAAGTTTATTTTTCACTCGGTACAGACACGGCTGGGTCAGGCCGCGTTCCTGCTGCCTTTAATAACCTTTACGGATTGAAAGGCACTCGTGGAGCACTTAGTTGTAGCGGTGTTGTACCGGCATGTAAGAGTCTTGATTGTGTGACGATCTTTGCGCGTTCAGCGCAAGATATTGAGCATGTGTTCCCCGTTGCCTGCCAATTTGATGAACAAGATTGTTACAGCCGTGAAGTAGATAGCGATGTGCAGCCTTTAGAGAGCTTTGCGGGTTTAAAAATAGGGGTGCCAACCTGCGACCATCTCGAATTTTTCGGTAACGATGCGTATAAAAAGCAGTTTGACCTCGCCGTTGAAAAGCTCACTGAACTTGGTGCAGAAGTTGTGGCGTTTGACCTTAAACCATTTGTTGAAGCGGCTAAG
This DNA window, taken from Vibrio nitrifigilis, encodes the following:
- the atzF gene encoding allophanate hydrolase, which encodes MTQTIQTLPITIEQLLEGYVSKSIGVRDVLVSCWQAAQQDTHNAWLSLLSEAQLERYIAQLESIEPESLPLYGVPFAIKDNIDLVDLPTTAGCEAYRYQPQESAFVVAQLIAAGAVPLGKTNLDQFATGLVGTRSPWGAAKNSFNPDYVSGGSSSGSAVSVALGQVYFSLGTDTAGSGRVPAAFNNLYGLKGTRGALSCSGVVPACKSLDCVTIFARSAQDIEHVFPVACQFDEQDCYSREVDSDVQPLESFAGLKIGVPTCDHLEFFGNDAYKKQFDLAVEKLTELGAEVVAFDLKPFVEAAKLLYQGPWVAERYAAIESFFKEHRKECLPVIETIIGGAEGLTAVDTFKAIYQLQAYQQQCDALMANVDLVMTPTAGSTYTIDAVNADPITLNSNIGYYTNFMNLLDYTAIAVPAGMTEQGLPFGVTLFTRAFTDTWLIGLAKEWQTHANLPLGATGQSLMPKMDIMVCGAHMQGLPLNHQMQNIGGELKHKVKTAPNYRFYALAGGPPYRPGLVRDDQQGSTIDVEVWTVNQAGVGELLAQIPHPLGLGSVELEDGTWVTGFICEPCATQGATEITQFGSWRAYMASIN